The genome window AGCTCTCCACCTCCGGGATCGATTCCAGAAACTCCACCACGTCGGGGTCCAGACCGCACAGCTCGGAATACTCCGCGTAACGGCCAGGGTTGTGGAGTGCACGCAGATCGAACACGAACCCCCCGCCGTGACCACCGGTATCCTCGGGATATCCGTGCTTGTAGCTGAAGCTGCCGATATGCACCGTCAGCCCGGGCGACGTCCGGCCCGTCCGCTGGCGCAGCGTCGGCGAGGCGCAGATCCGCTCGAAGACCGCGCCCAGCTCCGGCAGGTCGAGCGGCAAGCCGTAGTTGGAGAGGATCTCCTCGATGTTCTCGATGGCCGGCGGGACGCTCTGCAGGAAGCGGATCTTCCGCTCGTAGAAGCCGCGGTAACCGTATGCGCCCATCGCCTGCATGATCCTGACGAGCACGTACCCGCGGAAATGCTCCAGGAACCGCTCCCTTTCAACGGGGAGGTATCGGGCGAGCGCTTCCAGGTAGTGCTCCATCAATTGATCCCGGACCGCCTTCGGAATGGCCGCCTTGGAATCGAAGAGCAGCGAGGCCAGGTCGTACTGGAGTGCACCTTTGCGACCGCCCTGGTAATCGATGAACCAGACCTCCCCGTCGCGCAGCATGATGTTGCGCGACTGGAAGTCCCGGTAGAGGAAGTGGCGGCGGTCGGCCTGTAACAGGAAGTTCGCGAAGCGCTTGAAGTCCCGCTCGAGCCTCGCCTCGTTGAAGGGGATGTGGGCGAGCTTGAGGAAATGGTACTTGAAGTAGTTCAGGTCCCAGAGGATCGACTGCCGATCGAAGGCAGCCCGGGGGTAAGCAACGGAGTAATCGACAACCTGTCCGCCGAGCACCTGGAAGCGCGGGAGCTCCTCGACGACCCGCCGATACACGGGCAGCATACTCGCCGGGAATTCACCTCCCTCGCGCTTGCGCGCCGCCGTCAGTGCATCGAAGAGCGTGGTGTCACCGAGGTCCTCCTCCAGGTAGACTCCGGCCTCCTCGTCAACCTCGTAGATCTTCGGGACCGGCAGACCGGCGTCGCGAAACGCCCGCGAGTAGGAGAGGAAGGCACGGTTCTCCTCCGCATCCGGGCCGTACACACCGATGGCGGTCTCGTAATTCCTGCTCACCAGGCGGTAGAGCTTGCGCGCGGAACCATCCCCGTCGAGGGGGAGGATCGTTGCGGGCGCTTCACCGAAGTGGCGGAGGAACAAACGCGTCAGAGTCTCCTTGTGCACGAACGGACCTCTCCTGCGTGTGACAATCAAAGCGACGTGCGTTTCGCCGGGTAGATCTGAAAGCTACCGCTACTGCGAGGACCAGTCCACCGGGAGCGCCGCGCCAGACCTGGATGTCTGGACTGGATGTCGGTTGAAGAGGGTACGCCCTTTGCCGCCCCCGAACGATCTACTCCTTCAACCGATCCGACGCCGATTTGATAATGAATCGTCCAACCAACCGCCTGGCGGGGGAAACCAGCCCCTACCTGCTCCAGCACCAGCACAACCCCGTCGACTGGTACCCGTGGGGTGACGAGGCGTTTGAACGCGCCCGCGCGGAGGATCGCCCCGTCCTCCTGTCGATCGGCTACTCCTCCTGTCACTGGTGCCACGTGATGGAGAGAGAATCGTTCGAGGACGAGAATACGGCGGCGATCATGAACGATCGCTTCATCAACATCAAGGTAGACCGAGAGGAGCGGCCGGACGTCGACTCTCTCTACATGGCGGCCGTGCAGCGGATGACGGGGCATGGCGGCTGGCCCATGACCGTGTTCCTCACCCCTGAAGGGGAGCCGTTTTACGGCGGCACCTACTTTCCCCCGGAGCCCCGACACGGCCTGCCCTCCTTCAAGCAGGTCCTGCTCGCGGTAAGCGAGGCCTGGAACGAGCGACGAGACGAGGTGCATCGCAGCGCCGGCGACCTCACGCAGATGCTGCGCGACGCGGCCGCCGTGCAGCCGCCCCCCGGAACGCTCGATGCCGGCCTGCTCGATCGAGCGGCCAGCGAGGTCATCCAGCGTCACGATGCGCGCCACGGAGGTTTCGGCGCAGCGCCCAAGTTTCCGCAGCCCCTGATCCTGGAGTTCCTCCTCCGTCATGCGCATCGCACCGGACGCGACGACGTGCTTCCGCCCGTGGTGCACACCCTCCGCTGGATGGCCCGAGGTGGGATCTACGATCACGTCGGCGGCGGCTTTCACCGCTACAGTGTGGACGCGCGGTGGCTCGTCCCCCACTTCGAGAAGATGCTGTACGACAACGCGCTGCTGGCTCGGACCTTCCTGAGCGCTCACCTCGCCACGGGCGAGGAGGAATTCCGCTTCGTCGCGCAGGATACGCTCGATTACGTGCTGCGTGACATGACGTCACCTGAGGGTGGCTTCTATTCCGCCAGCGACGCCGATAGCGAAGGGGAGGAAGGCAAGTTCTACTTGTGGACGCCGGAGGAGATCGACGCGGTGCTGGGCGCCACCGACGGAGAGCGGTTACGCCGGGCCTTCGGCGTGACGTCCCATGGCAATTTCGAAGGGAAGAACATCCTCAACCTCCTTCCCCGGGGCGACGTTCCCTTGGCGGAGTGGCACGCCGCTGCTGCCGAGGGAAGGGCCACAATGATGCCGGTTCGGCAGAAGATGCTCGAGGCCCGAGCCCGTCGCGTTTCTCCTGGCCTCGACGACAAGGTGGTCACCGCCTGGAACGCGATGATGCTGCGCTCCCTGGCCGAGGCCGGTCGCTTCTTGCAGCGCAAGGAATATTTGGACGCGGCCGTACGCTGTGCCGAGTTCCTGCAGGACCGGCTCTGGCAGGATGGGCGCCTGCTGCGCACCTACCGCGCAGGGGTAGCGAAGATCCCTGCTTTCCTCGACGACCATGCCCTCCTCGTCGATGCCCTGGTCGCCCTCTACCAGGCGACCTTCGATCCCCGCTGGATTGCCTTCGCGCGGACGCTCGCCGACGCGATGCTGGAGCTCTTCTGGAGCAAGGAGGAACGCACCTTCTACGACACCGCGGCGGATACCAGCACACTCCTCGTACGGCCCCGGGAGCTGAACGACTCGGCGACTCCCTCAGGCACCTCGGCGGCCATTACGGCGCTTCTCCGGCTGGGGGCGCTGACGGGAGACGGGCGCTTCGCGCAGGTCGTGGAAGCGGTCTTGCCGCCGCTGGGCGGCGTGGCCGAGCGATTCCCGCAGGCCTTCGGGGAGCTACTCACGGCGATCGACATGCACGTGAACGGAATCGACGAGGTAGCTATCGTGGGGCGCCCCGGAGCGAACGATACGGCAGCATTGCTCGAGGTTGTCCGGAACGGCTACCGACCCGCCACCGTGGTCGCCTTCCGCCCGGTGGACGAACAGGGCCCGGCGCATGTCCCGGAGATCCCCCTGCTCGAAGGGCGCGAGCTGGTCGATGGAGCGGCGGCCGCCTACGTGTGCCGAAGGTTCGCCTGCGAGCGTCCGGTCACGCAGCCAGCGGAGCTGCTCGAGGCGCTCGATAGAACCTGAATCTGAGCAGGTGGCGTAGCCTGCATACAGTGCGAAAGCTCGAAAGCACGTAATCGATCGCAAACCCAGACTTCACGCCGCTCACCAGCGGCTATACCTTGTCGGTCGCTCCCGCGGGTTCAGACTCGCATTCATCGCTCGAATAATCGCTCGATGGACCTGCGAAATCGACGCGGCGCTATCTCATTCGTCGAAGGCTGCATGTTCGCGGCGGTCGGGTTGTTCGTGCTCCTGCTCATCGCCATCCTGGTGATCGCATTTTTCCGATTCCGGAACCCGCCTCCCTCCCCCGCCCCGGGACGGACCCCGCCGGCGGCGGCACTGATGCCACCTGGCTTTTTCGCATCGCAAAGATTCACCGGTCATCCGCAACCGCGCTTCGGCGCCGCGACGCTGCCTGCCCGCCTCGATGCCTGACACGTTCGAATACTTCGGTGGAGTGGACTTCTCCGGCGCGCGTGAGCCGCTGGCGAACCTCTGGACCGCCCTGGGCCACGGAGTCGATGGCCGGCTGAGGATCGTCTCCCTCCGCCCGCACGCCTTCCGCCTCGACCTCGCGACCTTCGTGGCCAACGGTTGGCGCCCGGCAGCTCGCGCCGGGGCGGACGATGGCATTCTCTGGGGGGTGGACTTCGCCTGTGGGGTGCCCGCTTCCGCGGCGCCGCACCTGAGTTCCGGGCCGGCGAGCTGGGAAGCGTCGCTTGCCTGGATCGCCGACCGCCCGGCGGACGAGGTGC of Longimicrobiaceae bacterium contains these proteins:
- a CDS encoding RNase adapter RapZ, translated to MHKETLTRLFLRHFGEAPATILPLDGDGSARKLYRLVSRNYETAIGVYGPDAEENRAFLSYSRAFRDAGLPVPKIYEVDEEAGVYLEEDLGDTTLFDALTAARKREGGEFPASMLPVYRRVVEELPRFQVLGGQVVDYSVAYPRAAFDRQSILWDLNYFKYHFLKLAHIPFNEARLERDFKRFANFLLQADRRHFLYRDFQSRNIMLRDGEVWFIDYQGGRKGALQYDLASLLFDSKAAIPKAVRDQLMEHYLEALARYLPVERERFLEHFRGYVLVRIMQAMGAYGYRGFYERKIRFLQSVPPAIENIEEILSNYGLPLDLPELGAVFERICASPTLRQRTGRTSPGLTVHIGSFSYKHGYPEDTGGHGGGFVFDLRALHNPGRYAEYSELCGLDPDVVEFLESIPEVESYWQHVVGLIDNQVETYLTRGFSSLSVYFGCTGGQHRSVYFAERLRRHLRERFPEVNVDLTHRERASWPPRPAAVAAR
- a CDS encoding thioredoxin domain-containing protein, with product MNRPTNRLAGETSPYLLQHQHNPVDWYPWGDEAFERARAEDRPVLLSIGYSSCHWCHVMERESFEDENTAAIMNDRFINIKVDREERPDVDSLYMAAVQRMTGHGGWPMTVFLTPEGEPFYGGTYFPPEPRHGLPSFKQVLLAVSEAWNERRDEVHRSAGDLTQMLRDAAAVQPPPGTLDAGLLDRAASEVIQRHDARHGGFGAAPKFPQPLILEFLLRHAHRTGRDDVLPPVVHTLRWMARGGIYDHVGGGFHRYSVDARWLVPHFEKMLYDNALLARTFLSAHLATGEEEFRFVAQDTLDYVLRDMTSPEGGFYSASDADSEGEEGKFYLWTPEEIDAVLGATDGERLRRAFGVTSHGNFEGKNILNLLPRGDVPLAEWHAAAAEGRATMMPVRQKMLEARARRVSPGLDDKVVTAWNAMMLRSLAEAGRFLQRKEYLDAAVRCAEFLQDRLWQDGRLLRTYRAGVAKIPAFLDDHALLVDALVALYQATFDPRWIAFARTLADAMLELFWSKEERTFYDTAADTSTLLVRPRELNDSATPSGTSAAITALLRLGALTGDGRFAQVVEAVLPPLGGVAERFPQAFGELLTAIDMHVNGIDEVAIVGRPGANDTAALLEVVRNGYRPATVVAFRPVDEQGPAHVPEIPLLEGRELVDGAAAAYVCRRFACERPVTQPAELLEALDRT